A region from the Clostridium beijerinckii genome encodes:
- a CDS encoding peroxide stress protein YaaA, which produces MLKIIVSPAKKMNINTEFEIHNMPCFLDKTKFLMSYMQGLSYEEAKNLWKCNDKIANTSFEYFFNMRITERLTPAILAYEGIQYNYMAPNVFDIEQWDYIQNHLYILSGFYGLLKPLDGVVPYRLEMQSAVKLSGYSNLYDYWGDSLYQKLYEDTDIVLNLASKEYSKCIEKYLNDQVQFISITFGEYKDGKIITKGTLAKMARGEIVRYMAEEKIENISDIKNFNRLGYIYSPKASDNKNIVFIR; this is translated from the coding sequence ATGTTAAAAATTATTGTATCACCAGCTAAAAAAATGAATATAAATACAGAATTTGAGATACATAATATGCCATGTTTTTTAGATAAAACTAAATTTTTAATGAGCTATATGCAAGGCCTAAGTTATGAGGAAGCTAAAAATTTATGGAAATGCAATGACAAAATTGCCAATACAAGTTTTGAATACTTTTTTAATATGAGAATTACAGAAAGGCTCACGCCCGCAATATTGGCATATGAAGGAATTCAATATAATTATATGGCTCCAAATGTATTTGATATTGAACAATGGGACTATATTCAAAACCATTTATATATTCTTTCTGGCTTTTATGGATTACTTAAGCCACTTGACGGTGTAGTGCCTTACCGGCTTGAAATGCAATCTGCAGTCAAACTTTCAGGATATAGTAATTTATATGATTATTGGGGCGATAGCTTATACCAAAAATTATATGAGGATACAGATATAGTATTGAATCTTGCATCCAAAGAGTATAGTAAATGCATTGAAAAGTATCTTAACGATCAAGTACAGTTCATATCTATTACCTTTGGTGAATATAAGGACGGTAAAATTATAACCAAAGGAACCTTAGCAAAAATGGCTAGAGGTGAGATAGTCCGGTACATGGCTGAGGAAAAGATTGAGAATATATCAGATATAAAAAACTTTAACAGACTTGGTTATATATACAGCCCAAAAGCATCAGATAATAAAAATATCGTTTTTATCCGATAG
- a CDS encoding DNA helicase UvrC, with the protein MDLKEKVRVLPSVPGVYLMKDSLGGIIYVGKSKNLKNRVGSYFQNIKSRTPKVEKLIKNLKDFEYITTDTEFEAFMLECALIRDLKPRYNRLMKNPLSYTYIKIELGEKYPSIETSSTDSEKEHTLYFGPYTNKNATEKAIQCIKDFYKINCNCNHNNGTSCLSYSLDLCIGMCLKAATTTKQYENIIHKVIVLLDGTDNTVLKEIEEKMLIASEEFDFETAAKYRDYIASVTYLANNRKFLKFAEENKNIVMIESLNEHLIKLFLINKNNVIFSQTYNIKGINVKQLNEIIKISIIHYFKTSISSPIEVNKDEIDEIQIIHSYLQSSSCNYITISENLLDLEYNSELDALIAKLLII; encoded by the coding sequence GTGGATTTAAAGGAAAAGGTACGAGTTCTCCCATCAGTTCCAGGCGTGTATCTTATGAAGGATTCCCTTGGTGGCATCATTTATGTAGGAAAATCAAAGAACTTAAAAAATAGAGTTGGTTCTTATTTTCAGAATATAAAATCGCGTACTCCAAAGGTTGAAAAACTCATAAAAAATTTAAAGGATTTTGAATATATTACTACTGACACAGAATTTGAAGCTTTTATGCTAGAATGTGCGCTAATAAGAGATCTAAAACCTAGATACAATAGGCTAATGAAAAATCCACTATCTTATACATATATAAAGATTGAATTAGGAGAAAAATATCCTAGTATAGAAACTTCTAGCACTGATAGTGAAAAGGAACATACTCTTTATTTTGGCCCATATACAAACAAGAATGCTACAGAAAAAGCTATTCAATGCATAAAGGATTTTTATAAAATAAATTGCAATTGTAATCATAACAATGGTACTTCATGTCTGAGCTACTCCTTAGACTTGTGTATTGGTATGTGCTTAAAAGCCGCAACTACAACTAAGCAGTATGAAAATATCATTCACAAAGTCATAGTCTTACTTGATGGTACTGATAATACTGTACTCAAAGAAATAGAAGAAAAGATGCTTATAGCCTCCGAAGAATTTGACTTTGAAACTGCCGCAAAATACAGAGACTATATAGCTTCAGTAACCTATCTTGCAAATAATCGAAAATTTTTAAAATTTGCAGAAGAAAATAAAAATATAGTTATGATTGAATCACTAAATGAACATTTAATAAAGCTTTTTCTTATTAATAAAAACAACGTTATTTTTTCCCAAACTTATAATATAAAAGGTATTAATGTTAAACAACTAAATGAAATTATAAAAATAAGTATTATTCACTACTTTAAAACTAGTATTAGCTCTCCTATAGAAGTTAATAAAGATGAGATAGATGAAATTCAAATAATACATAGTTATTTACAAAGTAGTAGTTGTAATTATATTACAATTTCTGAAAATTTGCTTGATCTGGAATATAATTCAGAATTAGATGCATTAATAGCCAAATTGCTAATTATTTAA
- a CDS encoding methyl-accepting chemotaxis protein: MRSIKIKILLPLFLMIIFFVGFMIIQFIYTNNNLKLVKEMNTKYFSTISKTDKLKLDVVEVQQWLTDISATRAAKGFDDGFDKAETYAQDVKVVIEELKQINPESTGEIEKIEKSFNPYYETGKTMARAYIDGGPDKGNLSMEEFDSTAEVINSEVDNFKILASQNIDFSIRNIEKSITNTIILIVVSILGVIILSIIAWIYVTKNIVNPITLILSKLKDMASSEGDLTKHIDFVSKDEIGELAKNFNLMQNSFREIISVIIDESGNVENKVKRTNENINQLYLLIEDVSSTTEELSSGMEETAASTEEMSVANSQIELEIESIAEKAKNEAEKSSEIKDRANDLKNKAVYSKETAKQINNETQDKLLEAIEKSKEVEKISVLSEAILQIASQTNLLALNAAIEAARAGEAGKGFSVVAEEIRKLAEDSKNTVSEIKNINNVVVGTVKNLVATSEDIIEFINTQVISDYEMIVNTGEQYNNDAIMINNMTTDFSEKSNKIMTSMVTVVESVNQITNANNESANGTNNIAEKLNAISEKSDNVVKLIKEVNTSTNKLVGMVNNFKV, from the coding sequence ATGAGAAGTATAAAAATCAAAATATTATTACCACTTTTTTTAATGATTATATTTTTTGTAGGTTTTATGATAATTCAGTTTATTTACACGAATAATAATTTGAAATTGGTAAAAGAAATGAATACAAAATATTTTTCTACTATTTCCAAAACTGATAAATTAAAACTTGATGTTGTAGAGGTTCAACAATGGCTTACGGACATAAGTGCAACAAGAGCAGCAAAAGGATTTGATGATGGATTTGATAAGGCTGAAACGTATGCACAAGATGTAAAAGTTGTTATAGAAGAGCTTAAACAAATAAATCCTGAAAGTACAGGGGAAATAGAAAAAATAGAAAAAAGTTTTAATCCATATTATGAAACGGGCAAAACAATGGCTAGAGCATATATTGATGGGGGCCCTGATAAAGGTAATTTATCTATGGAAGAATTTGATAGTACTGCTGAAGTAATTAACAGTGAAGTTGATAACTTTAAGATTTTAGCTTCTCAAAATATTGATTTTTCTATAAGAAATATAGAAAAATCAATAACAAATACAATAATTTTAATAGTAGTATCTATTTTAGGTGTAATAATATTATCTATAATAGCATGGATTTATGTTACAAAGAATATTGTTAATCCAATAACTTTAATTTTGTCAAAATTAAAAGATATGGCAAGTAGTGAAGGAGATTTAACAAAGCATATTGATTTTGTTAGTAAAGATGAAATTGGTGAACTTGCAAAAAACTTTAACTTAATGCAAAATTCATTTAGAGAAATAATTAGTGTTATTATTGATGAATCTGGAAATGTTGAAAATAAAGTTAAGAGAACAAATGAAAATATTAATCAGTTATATTTATTAATTGAAGATGTTTCCTCTACAACAGAAGAATTATCTAGTGGCATGGAAGAAACAGCAGCATCGACAGAAGAAATGAGTGTAGCAAATTCCCAAATTGAGTTAGAAATAGAATCAATTGCAGAAAAGGCAAAGAACGAAGCTGAAAAATCATCAGAAATTAAAGATAGAGCAAATGATCTTAAAAATAAAGCTGTTTATTCTAAAGAAACAGCAAAGCAAATTAATAACGAAACACAGGACAAGCTTCTAGAAGCTATTGAAAAATCTAAAGAAGTAGAGAAAATAAGTGTTTTATCTGAAGCTATTTTACAAATTGCATCTCAAACTAATTTACTAGCATTAAATGCAGCCATAGAAGCTGCAAGAGCAGGGGAGGCTGGAAAAGGTTTTTCAGTGGTAGCAGAAGAAATTAGAAAACTTGCAGAAGACTCAAAAAATACTGTATCAGAAATAAAAAATATTAACAATGTAGTTGTAGGTACAGTAAAAAACTTAGTGGCTACATCAGAAGATATAATTGAGTTCATAAACACTCAAGTTATAAGTGATTACGAAATGATTGTTAATACTGGAGAGCAGTATAATAATGATGCAATTATGATTAACAATATGACAACTGACTTTAGTGAAAAATCCAATAAAATAATGACTTCAATGGTTACAGTCGTAGAATCCGTAAATCAAATAACTAATGCAAATAACGAATCGGCAAATGGAACAAATAATATTGCTGAAAAGTTGAATGCTATATCTGAAAAATCTGATAATGTGGTGAAATTGATAAAAGAAGTTAACACTAGTACAAATAAATTAGTTGGAATGGTTAATAATTTTAAAGTATAA